A segment of the Bacillus pseudomycoides genome:
AACTGTACCCCGAATCGTGGACACTCAAAAAAATGGCTCCGATACAATACCGGAACCATCTTTTAAGTGCTTAATTTCTAAAGGTCTTTTTATTAAACCGTCCATTTTATAGGGTACAGTTCATTTTTTGATTGATTTTTCTGTAATTACAGACTTTTTTATCAGTGTTTAAAATGTGTTATAAACTTGTTCACAGGTTGCGGCTGTTGGTTGAAAAAAACAGTGTTTTTTATAACGTCCTACAAAGGGCTGATTATACCATTGTTGAGGACAATCGCCTGGTGGCCTAAAATACCACAAACTAAATTTCCCAGGCCAGTACCTCTCTCCATTAATAACTCGACGAGCTAAACGTTTTTCACTTTCTCTTGCTCTTTGATAGAAATAGCCATGCGTAACAGCTTCAAATGCATGTTCTTGGAAAATCATTTGTCTAATGGTACGAAGGTTTTTAAAGTCAGAACAATTTGCTCTTAGTCGGTTAATTCCTACATTTCCGACGAGTAACATACCCTGAGTTCCTTCTCCTTCGGCTTCTGCTCTGAGTAATCTTGCTAAAAGTGCAATATCTGCATCTGTAGCGTTAACAACTCCCATGACTCCACCTCCATTATATTTTTCCCTTTATAGTATTGTTTATTGATCAGGATAATGAGTTATTTAATATAGGTTGTTATGTTGTCAGCTCGGTATAAAAATAAGTATAAGTTGGGACAAATGTTTATAAAGTGAAACTTTAATCAGTGGGGGTTTTCTTCATCCCCCACTGATTATTAGTTGAACCAATCGGGCTTTTACGGACAGTCGATCTCCCACCTAACTTCTTTGCTTTTGCCGAATTTTGAGGTGGGAGTCTTACTGTCCGTTAATGCGGGATAAAAAATATTAAAAGTACAGTAACAATTTGTTTCTGTACTTTTTACTGGGATTATCTCCAAATATGGGGTATATGATAAAAATGCTGTGTAAAACAATTTTTCATACATCCCGAAAGACAAACATTTTTTACTGATGGTGGAAGAGAAAAGCAATGGCTACATATATTAGAACATAAAAATAAAAGGTTATGATGATACTCTACATATGGTCTCAAATTTTATCCCTCCAAATTGAGGACTATAGATTACTTTATTCTAAATAAGCACAAAAATTAGATTGTCCGTTATGAATCAAGCGAATTTAATACATAAAAGTAGATATGGTCAATAAAACCTTTATTATTAGTTACTTGAAGGTGTAGGCACTTATTACTTAGACAACTATCTCTATTGGTTCCGTTGGCTTGAATTTGGGAAGGATTTAGCATTTGATAAACGAGTAGAGCAAATGCTTATTTCAGTGTGTCAAAAATCTAATCATACAACGGTTGAGATGATGACTAAAATTACTAATCATGTTTTTCACCTCTCTCAATTTAATCCCTCTTTTCTAAATTAATTTATATTGGACATGGTATCCTCTTCAAATTATCGTATGTTTAACTTTCGTAAACTCTTTTCCATATACATATAAAATTGTATTTCCTCTTTTATAATGGAGACACCATACTGAAAACCATGTCGCTCTAAAATACTCTTTACAATCGCTAACCCTAATCCCGTTCCTGATATTTCTTTATTACGTGAAGCTTCTAATACATAAAATGGTTCCCAAATTTTTTCGATATCTGTACTTACTTCAGGATCAATTCCATTTTGAATACTAAAATATACTCGATCATTTCTTTCTTCTAACACAATCTTAATTTTTTGATTTGTTGTATATTTTATCGCATTTGAAATTAAATTATTAAATACCATTTTCATTTTATCCAAATCTGCATAAATACTAGCATCTCTCGCACGACAATCTATTTGTAAATGTATACTTTTTGTGTGGAATTCAATTTCATGTTTATCAATTATACTTTTGATAAGGGGCCCTATCTGCACTTCTTCTTTTTGTAAGAAATCTCTTTCTAATTTCGAAAAACGCAATAACTCTTCTATTAAATTTGATATGTGATCCGTTTGTTTAATGATCGTATCTAAATATGTCCCATCATCAAGGCCGTCTTTAATCCCCATAGAATATGCCTGCACTAAAGCTATAGGTGTTTTTAATTCATGGGTAATATCCCCCATAAATCGCTTTAAATGTTCATTTTTATTCGTTAAATCTTGATGGGCTTCATATAATTTATCACTCATTATATTGATACTATTGGCTAAATCACCAATCTCATCATTTGTTTTTACATTTGTTTTCTTGAAATCAAGATGAGAAATATCTTCTGCAACATCGCTTAATTCTTTTAACGGTGTTGTAATCGTTTTTGATAATATCCATACAAGCACAATGACAAGAATGATTGCGAAACCAAAAATATATATATTAAAGGTATTCAGTATCTCAATTAGTTCGTTCGAGTGTGCAATAGATACTCCTACTAAAATTAACATTTCATTTT
Coding sequences within it:
- a CDS encoding cell wall hydrolase, translating into MGVVNATDADIALLARLLRAEAEGEGTQGMLLVGNVGINRLRANCSDFKNLRTIRQMIFQEHAFEAVTHGYFYQRARESEKRLARRVINGERYWPGKFSLWYFRPPGDCPQQWYNQPFVGRYKKHCFFQPTAATCEQVYNTF
- a CDS encoding cell wall metabolism sensor histidine kinase WalK, with protein sequence MNKLGKKLFLSISLTIILIFTISLLFMNYFLPKYNIYKTREKLNAITNQIQSSPVEQLTDTINQIENENNVTIVYTPIKNTEDEINESLRSELIKKKVTLNRLWITKAEIMKVNESRTINKLYDQEKLKASFFASYISKNEMLILVGVSIAHSNELIEILNTFNIYIFGFAIILVIVLVWILSKTITTPLKELSDVAEDISHLDFKKTNVKTNDEIGDLANSINIMSDKLYEAHQDLTNKNEHLKRFMGDITHELKTPIALVQAYSMGIKDGLDDGTYLDTIIKQTDHISNLIEELLRFSKLERDFLQKEEVQIGPLIKSIIDKHEIEFHTKSIHLQIDCRARDASIYADLDKMKMVFNNLISNAIKYTTNQKIKIVLEERNDRVYFSIQNGIDPEVSTDIEKIWEPFYVLEASRNKEISGTGLGLAIVKSILERHGFQYGVSIIKEEIQFYMYMEKSLRKLNIR